One genomic region from Magallana gigas chromosome 3, xbMagGiga1.1, whole genome shotgun sequence encodes:
- the LOC117680296 gene encoding ceramide-1-phosphate transfer protein translates to MAEFEEDTKKDFDLEVVEVNFRESLKEDHDVDLKCYLRAYSELARFFRLCGTLFYFVAKDLEGKINVITDLMQKNNQAYCTVKALMLQEASSSQRPGACALLRLHRALELILQFMARLSKSSDDERTSDIAAEVYKNTMAKHDTWLVQKLAGFAMYTLPSRKTLIETMCKQDYEQSSLLVQRATEAGKPVFDAIDLEFTSRGMN, encoded by the exons ATGGCTGAGTTTGAAGAAGACACGAAAAAGGATTTTGACTTGGAGGTGGTTGAGGTGAATTTTAGGGAAAGTTTGAAAGAGGATCATGACGTTGACTTGAAATGTTACTTACGAGCCTACAGTGAACTGGCCAG GTTTTTCAGACTTTGTGGAACACTATTCTATTTTGTTGCCAAAGATTTGGAAGGAAAAATCAATGTTATAACGGACCTCATGCAGAAAAACAACCAGGCTTACTGTACAGTTAAAGCCCTGATGCTTCAGGAGGCGAGCTCTAGTCAGAGACCAGGCGCATGCGCACTACTGCGCCTCCACCGAGCGCTAGAACTCATCCTCCAGTTTATGGCCCGGCTATCCAAAAGTTCCGACGACGAACGGACGTCAGACATTGCAGCTGAAGTATACAAAAATACAATGGCGAAACACGACACGTGGCTTGTCCAGAAATTGGCGGGATTCGCCATGTATACACTTCCCTCGCGAAAGACTCTGATTGAGACGATGTGTAAACAGGACTACGAACAGTCGTCGCTTCTGGTCCAAAGAGCCACAGAGGCAGGAAAACCAGTGTTTGACGCTATAGACTTAGAATTCACTTCCCGAGgaatgaactga
- the LOC105318734 gene encoding ceramide-1-phosphate transfer protein: MADFPDDAKHDFDLDVVHQGFVKCRESSDQLILRNYLEAYHELNRFFRLTGRLFAFVAKDLEEKIHVLESHLDGPNGRHYVTVQSMTDFEVANNITKVKHKLPSGSRSLLRLHRGLEFILEFMRRMGESSDDDRSSTIAAETYKDTLAHYHPWLVQKMAGFAMYMLPSRRQLFETMCKHNYAHALELLDSVVKAGKPVYEDTQNIFANHGLLDLP; the protein is encoded by the exons ATGGCGGATTTTCCTGACGATGCCAAACATGATTTTGATTTAGATGTTGTTCACCAAGGGTTCGTGAAATGCCGAGAGAGCAGCGATCAGCTGATCCTGAGGAATTACCTGGAGGCCTATCACGAGTTGAACAG gTTCTTCCGACTTACTGGTAGGCTTTTCGCTTTTGTTGCCAAAGACCTTGAGGAGAAAATCCACGTGCTGGAGAGCCATCTGGATGGACCTAATGGCCGACACTACGTCACCGTCCAATCAATGACCGACTTCGAGGTCGCGAATAACATCACAAAGGTCAAACACAAACTTCCCTCGGGGTCAAGGTCGTTGCTCCGTCTCCACAGAGGACTCGAGTTCATTCTGGAGTTCATGAGGCGTATGGGTGAAAGTTCAGACGACGATAGATCGTCAACGATTGCCGCTGAAACTTACAAAGACACACTCGCTCATTATCATCCATGGCTCGTCCAGAAGATGGCGGGCTTTGCAATGTACATGTTGCCAAGCAGACGACAACTCTTTGAAACTATGTGCAAGCATAATTACGCGCACGCGCTAGAACTCTTGGACTCTGTTGTAAAGGCGGGAAAGCCTGTATACGAAGACACGCAGAACATTTTTGCAAATCACGGTTTATTGGATTTACCCTAA